The Gemmatimonadaceae bacterium genome window below encodes:
- a CDS encoding dicarboxylate/amino acid:cation symporter codes for MSQPAPGAVRAAVRSQGVQVSMGLVAGLAIGMALSRDTDPSAAVKSVVAVLDTIGTAWINAVRMTVIPLVVPLLIVGVAGGDDARTTGRVGARAFAWMLGMLVACAIFSALAAKLWWGGFTVDPAASERLRASAHIDVPAGDALSARTWFLSLIPLNPVKAAADGTLLPVVLFTLLYAFALSRVNAEPKKAQLAFFRGMADTMLIVVRWLLALAGIGIFCLALVLGEKLGTAALGAIGFYFLTLITLLVVPVIACYGVIAVTRRVPLARFARAALPAQMVGVGSRSSLAALPAMVKGATDVLKLPATATGFVLPLCASVFKLNSGIYWAVGAYFTSKLYGLPLSEGQLAIVALAGVVLSFSTPGIPSGGQLLQVPVYTAIGLPVEAVGIMIALDTLPDMFKTLLNVTSDMVVAVMTSPPAEQPGAA; via the coding sequence ATGTCGCAACCCGCCCCGGGCGCCGTGCGCGCCGCCGTCAGATCCCAGGGAGTCCAGGTGTCGATGGGGCTGGTCGCCGGCCTCGCCATCGGTATGGCGCTGTCGCGCGATACCGATCCTTCGGCGGCGGTGAAGTCGGTGGTCGCCGTGCTCGACACCATCGGCACAGCGTGGATCAACGCCGTGCGGATGACGGTCATTCCACTGGTGGTGCCGCTGCTCATCGTGGGCGTCGCCGGTGGTGACGACGCGCGGACCACCGGGCGCGTCGGCGCGCGCGCCTTTGCCTGGATGCTTGGCATGTTGGTCGCGTGCGCCATCTTTTCGGCGCTCGCGGCCAAACTGTGGTGGGGCGGTTTCACCGTGGACCCGGCGGCGTCCGAGCGGCTCAGGGCGAGTGCGCACATCGATGTCCCCGCCGGCGACGCGCTCTCGGCGCGCACGTGGTTCCTGTCGCTCATTCCGCTCAATCCCGTGAAGGCCGCCGCCGACGGGACGCTGCTGCCGGTGGTGCTCTTCACGCTGCTGTATGCGTTCGCCCTGTCGCGCGTCAACGCCGAGCCCAAGAAGGCGCAGCTGGCGTTCTTTCGTGGCATGGCCGACACCATGCTCATCGTGGTGCGCTGGCTGCTCGCACTCGCCGGCATCGGCATCTTCTGCCTCGCGCTGGTGCTCGGCGAAAAGCTCGGCACCGCGGCGCTCGGCGCGATCGGCTTCTACTTCCTGACGCTGATCACGCTGCTCGTGGTACCGGTGATCGCGTGCTACGGTGTGATCGCGGTGACGCGGCGGGTGCCACTCGCACGCTTCGCTCGCGCGGCGCTGCCGGCACAAATGGTGGGGGTGGGTTCGCGCAGCTCGCTCGCCGCCCTGCCGGCCATGGTGAAGGGAGCGACTGATGTACTCAAGCTGCCCGCCACGGCCACCGGCTTTGTCCTGCCGCTGTGCGCGTCGGTGTTCAAGCTGAACAGCGGGATCTACTGGGCGGTGGGCGCGTACTTCACGTCCAAGTTGTACGGGCTGCCGCTCAGTGAAGGGCAGTTGGCCATCGTGGCGCTCGCGGGCGTGGTGCTGAGCTTCAGCACGCCCGGTATTCCGAGTGGCGGCCAGCTGTTGCAGGTGCCGGTGTACACGGCCATCGGGCTGCCGGTGGAAGCGGTCGGCATCATGATCGCACTCGATACGCTCCCCGACATGTTCAAGACACTCTTGAACGTCACGAGCGATATGGTGGTGGCGGTGATGACCTCGCCACCGGCCGAACAGCCAGGCGCCGCTTAA
- the bshB1 gene encoding bacillithiol biosynthesis deacetylase BshB1, translated as MTLDLLAVAPHRDDAELTCGGTLIKAVDAGKRVGILDLTQGEMGTRGSAALRESEAANASRLMGLVVRENLGLPDAGIRNDDDTRARLVQRIRALRPRVVIAPALNGRHPDHRRTTELVRDACFLAGLAKYAPGEHPAFRPFKLLHVLTYREDAVKPTFVVDITAQFERKLAAVQCYGSQFDGAIQAGEVYPNGEPLYDIVRHQAARYGSLIRVQYGEPFYTEETMAVEEVTGLGVSTF; from the coding sequence ATGACTCTCGATCTTCTAGCCGTCGCTCCCCACCGCGACGACGCCGAGCTCACCTGCGGTGGCACGCTCATCAAGGCGGTTGACGCCGGCAAGCGGGTGGGGATTCTGGATCTGACGCAGGGCGAGATGGGCACGCGCGGCTCGGCCGCGCTGCGCGAATCCGAGGCGGCCAATGCCTCGCGACTGATGGGCCTCGTGGTGCGCGAGAACCTCGGGCTCCCCGACGCGGGGATTCGCAATGATGACGACACGCGCGCCAGACTCGTGCAGCGCATTCGCGCGCTCCGCCCGCGCGTGGTGATCGCGCCAGCACTCAACGGTCGGCACCCCGATCATCGACGCACCACCGAGCTCGTGCGCGACGCCTGCTTCCTCGCCGGGCTCGCCAAGTACGCGCCGGGGGAGCATCCCGCCTTCCGCCCGTTCAAGCTGCTGCACGTGCTGACGTACCGCGAGGACGCCGTGAAGCCCACCTTCGTGGTGGACATCACCGCGCAGTTCGAACGGAAGCTGGCCGCGGTGCAGTGCTACGGATCGCAGTTCGACGGCGCGATCCAGGCCGGCGAAGTCTACCCGAACGGCGAACCCCTCTACGACATCGTCCGCCATCAGGCGGCGCGGTATGGATCGCTCATCCGCGTGCAGTACGGCGAGCCGTTTTATACGGAGGAAACGATGGCGGTGGAGGAGGTGACGGGGTTGGGGGTGTCGACGTTTTAG
- a CDS encoding cyclase family protein — protein MASPLRDISIPLSAATPEWPGDQPFSCGWTLRREGGESVNLAAVTTSLHVGTHADAPLHVESAWGASEALDVRAFVGPCVVIEVPVSHNIHADLDVSTIASLVGETPVPRVLLRTGHTIAHGAFPDDWPCLTPDAASWLVAHGVCLWGVDAPSVDRRHSKTLEVHHALLGAGAFVLENLDLRGVPVGRYELIAPPLAVHGADAAPVRALLRPLA, from the coding sequence ATGGCAAGCCCTCTGCGTGACATCTCGATTCCGCTGAGCGCGGCAACCCCGGAGTGGCCGGGGGATCAGCCGTTCTCGTGTGGGTGGACGCTGCGGCGTGAGGGCGGCGAGAGTGTCAATCTCGCGGCCGTGACCACCAGTCTGCACGTGGGGACGCACGCCGATGCGCCGCTGCACGTGGAGAGCGCCTGGGGGGCGTCGGAGGCCTTGGATGTGCGCGCCTTTGTGGGGCCGTGCGTCGTGATTGAGGTCCCGGTGTCGCACAACATCCACGCGGATCTCGACGTGAGCACGATCGCGTCGCTCGTCGGTGAGACGCCGGTGCCTCGCGTGCTCCTGCGCACCGGGCACACCATCGCCCACGGCGCCTTCCCCGACGATTGGCCGTGTCTCACGCCCGACGCGGCCAGTTGGCTCGTGGCGCACGGCGTGTGCCTGTGGGGCGTGGATGCGCCCAGCGTAGACCGACGGCACAGCAAGACGCTCGAGGTGCATCATGCGCTGCTGGGGGCCGGTGCGTTCGTCCTCGAGAATCTCGATCTGCGCGGCGTACCGGTCGGGCGCTACGAACTCATCGCGCCGCCGCTCGCGGTGCACGGCGCCGACGCGGCGCCGGTGCGAGCGTTACTCCGCCCGCTCGCGTAG
- a CDS encoding helix-turn-helix domain-containing protein: MAVHRQQWDGGWWEVEQALPDARLREHVVGAYVAWREQSVAPTVRRECAAAIVPLIVNFDAAYTIASPAHPTAQRASFTAGVYDTWVDVTGATSADAVQVNLTPLAAQRVLGIPMARLANQSCGIDDALGASGRAFTEHLGNAATFAERVRLIDAFLLARLARTPVTARAVQQAYRTLVETRGQVRIEQLQHDTGWSAARLGAAMREATGFTPKRLAGILRFEHAVQLARRPGAPSWSHIAAACGYADHAHLTRAFHRYAGEAPSTWARRVSIALPNAER, encoded by the coding sequence GTGGCGGTCCACCGGCAGCAGTGGGATGGCGGCTGGTGGGAGGTGGAGCAGGCACTCCCCGACGCGCGTCTGCGCGAGCATGTCGTGGGCGCGTATGTCGCGTGGCGCGAGCAGAGCGTCGCCCCCACCGTGCGCCGAGAATGCGCGGCCGCGATCGTGCCGCTCATCGTGAACTTCGACGCCGCGTACACCATCGCCTCCCCCGCGCACCCGACGGCGCAGCGCGCGTCGTTCACGGCGGGCGTCTACGACACGTGGGTGGACGTCACCGGCGCCACGAGCGCCGACGCGGTCCAGGTGAATCTCACGCCGCTCGCGGCGCAACGCGTGCTGGGCATCCCGATGGCGCGGCTCGCCAACCAATCGTGCGGGATCGACGACGCGCTCGGCGCGAGCGGACGGGCGTTCACCGAGCATCTGGGCAACGCCGCCACCTTCGCCGAACGCGTGCGCCTGATCGACGCCTTTCTCCTCGCGCGTCTCGCACGCACGCCGGTCACCGCGCGCGCGGTGCAGCAGGCGTATCGCACGCTGGTCGAGACGCGTGGCCAGGTCCGTATCGAGCAGCTGCAGCACGACACCGGCTGGAGCGCCGCGCGGCTCGGGGCCGCCATGCGCGAGGCCACCGGATTCACCCCCAAGCGATTGGCGGGCATTCTGCGCTTCGAGCACGCCGTGCAATTGGCACGACGTCCGGGCGCGCCGTCGTGGAGCCACATCGCAGCGGCGTGTGGGTATGCCGATCATGCGCATCTCACCCGCGCGTTCCACCGCTATGCCGGTGAGGCGCCGTCAACGTGGGCGCGGCGGGTGTCGATCGCGTTGCCGAACGCCGAGCGATAG
- a CDS encoding VOC family protein has translation MLHAYKCYPCLSYRDADAAIAFLGRAFGFTEHVVYRDEHGIPQHVELALGSEILMLGNSKPELGWVSPLDLPARNATLCYGVTGDIDAAFERAVAAGATVVRAPYDTSYGAREWSVRDPEGHEWHFGSYRPTVEGEAAK, from the coding sequence ATGCTGCACGCCTACAAGTGTTATCCCTGTCTGTCGTACCGCGACGCCGACGCCGCCATTGCGTTTCTCGGGCGGGCGTTCGGCTTCACCGAGCACGTGGTCTATCGGGACGAGCACGGCATCCCGCAGCATGTCGAGCTCGCGCTCGGCAGCGAGATCCTGATGCTCGGGAACAGCAAGCCCGAACTCGGCTGGGTGAGCCCGCTGGACCTGCCGGCGCGCAATGCGACGCTCTGCTACGGCGTCACTGGGGACATCGACGCCGCGTTCGAGCGGGCGGTGGCGGCCGGGGCGACGGTGGTCCGCGCGCCCTACGACACCAGCTACGGCGCCCGTGAGTGGAGTGTGCGCGATCCCGAGGGGCACGAGTGGCATTTCGGGAGCTACCGGCCGACCGTCGAGGGCGAGGCCGCCAAGTAG
- the hemG gene encoding protoporphyrinogen oxidase — MRAIADMIGNATPSPSDAGDHRSVAVVGAGITGLVAAYELRRRGVNVTLYEASPISGGSIRTSHADGFLAEHGPNSFVTSAPVDALLQQLRLQDDVVEANPGANRRYLVRDGALLPFPMTPPAMLSTRLLSVKAKLRILLEPLVKARRDVGDESVASFVRRRMGHEVLDYTVDPFISGIFAGDPETLSMAHAFPRVLELERQYGSLSKGLMAQRKQPVVEDVAPAVHDGPVSASPPPRARLISFIDGMQTLTDTLEASLGSTVRLGCPVSLVHREESRWVVDAGADGAEQTRRVDAVVMATPAHILAAMELPAALRKFSAAIERVEYPPVSTVTLGFRRADVAHPLDGFGVLIPAVERRNILGVLFNSSLFPSRAPDGYVALTCFVGGARMPERAREDTDLLLERVLLDLRQLLGVRGEPVFAKHVYWPRAIPQYTVGYQAVKDAADSTERQNPGLYLAGNYRNGVSVGDCVASGMQVAERVAAYLTRAG, encoded by the coding sequence ATGCGTGCGATCGCTGACATGATCGGCAATGCCACCCCTTCGCCTTCGGATGCCGGCGATCATCGCTCGGTTGCCGTCGTGGGTGCGGGCATCACCGGGCTGGTCGCGGCTTACGAGCTGCGCCGCCGTGGTGTGAATGTCACGCTCTACGAAGCCAGCCCCATTTCGGGTGGCTCGATCCGGACGTCGCACGCCGATGGCTTTCTCGCCGAGCACGGGCCGAACTCGTTCGTGACGTCAGCGCCGGTGGATGCGCTGCTGCAGCAGCTCCGCCTGCAGGATGACGTCGTGGAAGCGAATCCGGGGGCGAACCGTCGTTATCTCGTGCGCGATGGCGCGCTGCTCCCCTTCCCGATGACGCCGCCGGCGATGCTCTCCACGCGGTTGCTCAGCGTCAAGGCGAAGCTGCGCATTCTGCTCGAGCCGCTGGTGAAGGCGCGCCGCGATGTCGGCGATGAATCGGTCGCGAGCTTCGTGCGCCGCCGCATGGGTCACGAAGTCCTCGACTACACGGTCGATCCGTTCATCTCCGGCATCTTTGCCGGTGATCCGGAGACGCTGAGCATGGCGCACGCGTTTCCGCGCGTGCTCGAGCTCGAGCGCCAGTACGGGTCGCTGTCCAAGGGGCTGATGGCGCAGCGCAAGCAGCCGGTGGTGGAAGATGTTGCGCCGGCCGTCCACGACGGCCCGGTGAGCGCCTCGCCGCCGCCGCGTGCGCGCCTGATTTCGTTCATCGATGGCATGCAGACGCTCACCGACACGCTGGAAGCGTCGCTCGGCAGCACGGTGCGCCTGGGCTGCCCGGTGAGCCTGGTGCACCGCGAAGAGTCGCGGTGGGTGGTGGATGCCGGCGCCGATGGCGCCGAGCAGACCCGCCGCGTGGACGCGGTGGTCATGGCGACGCCGGCGCACATTCTCGCCGCGATGGAACTGCCGGCCGCGCTGCGCAAGTTCTCGGCGGCGATCGAGCGCGTGGAGTACCCGCCGGTGAGCACGGTGACGCTCGGCTTCCGCCGAGCCGATGTCGCACACCCGCTCGATGGCTTTGGTGTGCTCATCCCCGCCGTGGAGCGCCGCAACATTCTCGGCGTGCTCTTCAACTCGTCGCTCTTCCCGAGCCGCGCGCCGGATGGCTACGTCGCCCTCACCTGCTTCGTGGGCGGGGCCCGCATGCCGGAGCGCGCGCGTGAAGACACCGACCTGCTGCTCGAGCGCGTGCTGCTCGACCTGCGCCAGCTGCTCGGCGTGCGCGGCGAGCCGGTGTTTGCGAAGCACGTGTACTGGCCGCGCGCGATCCCGCAGTACACGGTCGGCTACCAGGCCGTGAAGGACGCCGCCGATTCGACCGAACGGCAGAACCCCGGGTTGTATCTGGCGGGGAACTACCGCAACGGCGTGTCCGTGGGCGACTGCGTGGCGAGCGGGATGCAGGTGGCGGAGCGGGTGGCGGCGTATTTGACGAGGGCGGGCTGA
- the mnmA gene encoding tRNA 2-thiouridine(34) synthase MnmA → MAATLMPPKGARVLVAMSGGVDSSVAAALLVEHGCEVVGVTMKLHGDGAEVPDRPCCSLDATSDARRVCEKLGIPHYVTNLVDHFGHDVLADFVNEYARGRTPIPCVRCNTFTKFRDLLAKADAIDAPYMATGHYARIARADGQAVLLRGEDDSKDQSYFLWGIDRHVLDRLVLPIGTQTKAETREIARRFGLRTAEKIESQDICFVPDGDHVRVIAEQLGADAPALQRGPIRLENGDVIGEHEGFARFTIGQRKGLPGGFAAPMFVVAIHPEERAVVIGPRDALLGRGLEARELNWLYERPKVGDAVRVQVRNRAKPSPATIVAIDDAHVELALEEPIQAISPGQSLVLYDGPVVLGGGVIERGMREKPGRRLPILAA, encoded by the coding sequence ATGGCCGCGACCCTGATGCCCCCCAAGGGGGCGCGCGTGCTCGTGGCCATGAGCGGCGGTGTGGACTCCTCCGTCGCCGCTGCCCTGCTGGTGGAGCACGGCTGCGAGGTGGTCGGCGTCACCATGAAGCTGCACGGCGATGGCGCCGAGGTGCCCGACCGCCCCTGCTGCTCGCTCGATGCCACCAGCGACGCGCGTCGCGTCTGCGAGAAGCTCGGCATTCCGCACTACGTGACCAATCTGGTGGACCACTTTGGCCACGACGTGCTCGCCGACTTCGTGAACGAGTACGCCCGCGGCCGCACGCCCATTCCCTGCGTGCGCTGCAACACGTTCACGAAGTTTCGCGACCTGCTCGCCAAGGCCGATGCGATCGACGCGCCGTACATGGCCACCGGTCACTACGCGCGCATCGCGCGCGCGGATGGTCAGGCGGTCCTGTTGCGCGGCGAAGATGACAGCAAGGACCAGAGCTACTTCCTCTGGGGCATCGACCGCCACGTCCTCGACCGGCTCGTGCTCCCCATCGGCACGCAGACCAAGGCCGAGACGCGCGAGATCGCGCGCCGGTTCGGGCTGCGGACCGCCGAGAAGATCGAAAGCCAGGACATCTGCTTCGTGCCCGATGGCGATCATGTGCGCGTGATTGCCGAACAGCTCGGTGCCGACGCGCCGGCGCTGCAGCGCGGGCCGATTCGTCTCGAGAACGGCGACGTGATCGGCGAGCACGAGGGCTTTGCCCGCTTCACGATCGGTCAGCGGAAGGGGCTGCCCGGCGGCTTTGCTGCGCCGATGTTCGTCGTGGCCATTCACCCCGAGGAGCGCGCCGTGGTCATCGGCCCGCGTGACGCGCTGCTGGGACGTGGGCTTGAGGCGCGCGAACTGAACTGGCTCTACGAGCGCCCCAAGGTTGGCGACGCCGTGCGCGTGCAGGTGCGCAATCGTGCGAAGCCGTCACCGGCCACCATCGTGGCCATCGACGACGCCCATGTGGAGCTCGCGCTCGAGGAGCCGATCCAGGCCATCTCGCCCGGGCAGAGCCTCGTGCTCTACGACGGTCCGGTGGTCCTCGGCGGCGGGGTGATCGAGCGCGGGATGCGCGAGAAGCCGGGTCGGCGCCTGCCGATTCTGGCGGCTTAA
- a CDS encoding cysteine desulfurase — translation MTTTAAPQPIYLDHAATTPIRDEVLAAMTPFFGARFGNPSSVHRWGRDARVALDEARERVAACLGANADEICFTSGGTEGDNFAVLGVCRTLRATGRTAAITTPIEHKAVLAAVHQAAHEGGEERLVRVDANGLVDAAHYAALLDHRVAIASIMWVNNEVGVVQDVPALAAQAKAAGAVFHTDAVQAFGKVNVDARAVPFDLATISGHKLGAPKGIGALYIRRNTPLEPMFHGGSQDRGRRPGTENVAFAVGLATACELTLAEHAAEHARLSQLRDSFEAMLRARVPDAVFHASGVARAPHVSNVSIPGTNSESMLMALDLRGIACSAGSACQSGSVSASHVLSAMGVSDELANAALRLSFGALSTEAELPRIVDTLAMLAEKARAPKAAPVFETVEF, via the coding sequence ATGACCACCACGGCCGCGCCCCAGCCCATCTACCTCGATCACGCCGCCACCACGCCCATCCGGGACGAGGTGCTGGCGGCCATGACGCCCTTCTTTGGCGCCCGGTTCGGCAACCCTAGCAGTGTGCACCGCTGGGGGCGGGATGCCCGGGTGGCGCTCGACGAAGCCCGCGAACGCGTGGCGGCCTGCCTGGGCGCGAACGCCGACGAGATCTGCTTTACCTCGGGAGGCACCGAGGGCGACAACTTTGCCGTTCTTGGCGTCTGTCGCACGCTGCGCGCGACTGGCCGCACGGCAGCCATCACGACGCCCATCGAGCACAAGGCGGTGCTCGCCGCGGTGCATCAGGCGGCGCATGAAGGCGGCGAAGAGCGACTCGTGCGCGTCGATGCCAACGGGCTGGTGGACGCGGCGCACTATGCCGCACTGCTCGACCACCGGGTGGCGATCGCCAGCATCATGTGGGTGAACAACGAAGTCGGCGTGGTGCAGGACGTCCCCGCGCTCGCCGCGCAGGCCAAGGCCGCTGGCGCCGTGTTCCACACCGATGCGGTGCAGGCGTTCGGCAAGGTGAACGTGGACGCGCGCGCCGTGCCCTTCGACCTCGCGACCATTTCCGGCCACAAGCTCGGGGCGCCGAAGGGCATTGGCGCGCTCTACATCCGCCGCAACACGCCGCTCGAGCCGATGTTCCATGGTGGCTCGCAGGATCGCGGTCGTCGCCCGGGCACCGAGAACGTGGCGTTTGCGGTGGGGCTCGCCACCGCGTGTGAGCTGACGCTCGCCGAGCACGCCGCTGAGCACGCGCGCCTGTCGCAGCTGCGCGACTCGTTCGAGGCGATGCTGCGCGCGCGGGTGCCCGATGCGGTCTTCCACGCGAGCGGTGTCGCGCGCGCCCCGCATGTGTCGAACGTGTCGATTCCGGGCACCAACAGCGAATCGATGCTCATGGCGCTCGACCTGCGCGGCATTGCCTGCAGCGCGGGCTCGGCGTGTCAGAGCGGCAGTGTGTCGGCGTCGCATGTGCTGTCGGCCATGGGCGTCTCCGACGAACTCGCCAATGCGGCGCTGCGCCTGTCGTTCGGCGCGCTCAGCACCGAGGCCGAACTGCCACGTATCGTGGACACACTCGCGATGCTCGCCGAGAAGGCGCGGGCCCCCAAGGCGGCGCCGGTCTTCGAGACGGTGGAGTTCTAG